A stretch of Aureispira sp. CCB-E DNA encodes these proteins:
- the asnB gene encoding asparagine synthase (glutamine-hydrolyzing), producing the protein MCGISGIIYFNHIKISHKIISDFNDQLIHRGPDGHDVWVNEELNMALGHRRLSILDLSSSGNQPMSLDNERYWMVYNGEVYNFIELRNDLIQLGYSFYSDSDSEVVLAAYIEWGNDCVKRFNGMWAIAIVDRQKKELFLSRDRFGIKPLYFANTDGIFAFASESIAFNKLHGFKKRIHQNNILFNIRNVHGLEATGESIYEEIYQLQAGHNATLNLNTGEFYKYKWWNTLENRIEIPKEYNDQVLLFRELFEDAAKIRMRSDVPIASALSGGVDSSAVYCMINYLMKNEPIDRTPKNWQRAYNIGFPGSILDESHFAKEVIDYTGGDGRFLLPDYNNLLDDIVSSTVLFDNIYNSPIYPLTTVYGNMQQDGYKISMDGHGVDEMMFGYRFSIKDIYLDAVRGGDKERELLIQNIYLGLLPKEEREEQLQYLKNLTKVAHVEKRSLWERGIRKIGRMLSPSQIPPPDLWSFLEKEQPANFALLEPNEQMSFGNWHLYKIFHESVLPSILRNFDRGAMQKSIEIRMPFMDWRLISYMFSLPEQSKIGGGYTKRILRDSMKGIMPESIRTRKLKVGMTSPMPEWFSNELKSLILDELKSTSFQNNDLWNAKEILSFVEHRISNNSWTEEECKQFWPLFNAHILTKNLNG; encoded by the coding sequence ATGTGTGGAATTTCAGGAATAATTTATTTTAATCATATTAAAATATCACATAAAATTATATCAGACTTCAATGATCAACTAATACATCGAGGACCAGATGGACATGATGTATGGGTCAATGAGGAATTAAATATGGCTTTGGGGCATCGTCGATTATCTATTTTGGATTTATCAAGCTCTGGCAATCAGCCAATGTCATTAGACAATGAACGTTATTGGATGGTTTATAATGGCGAGGTATATAACTTTATCGAATTGCGTAATGACTTAATTCAGTTGGGATATTCTTTTTATTCTGACAGTGATTCCGAAGTTGTGTTAGCTGCTTACATAGAATGGGGGAATGATTGTGTGAAGCGATTTAATGGTATGTGGGCAATTGCAATAGTAGACCGACAAAAAAAAGAATTATTTTTATCTCGAGATCGTTTTGGAATTAAACCACTTTATTTTGCTAATACAGATGGTATCTTTGCCTTTGCATCAGAGTCTATAGCATTTAATAAACTCCATGGTTTCAAGAAGCGTATACACCAAAATAACATCTTATTTAATATAAGAAATGTACATGGTTTAGAAGCAACAGGTGAATCAATTTATGAAGAAATATACCAATTACAAGCAGGACACAATGCAACTCTGAATTTAAACACTGGTGAATTTTATAAATACAAGTGGTGGAATACCTTAGAAAATAGAATAGAGATACCAAAAGAATATAATGATCAGGTTCTTTTGTTCAGAGAATTATTTGAAGATGCGGCGAAAATTCGAATGCGTAGTGATGTACCAATAGCTAGTGCTTTGAGCGGAGGAGTTGATTCTTCAGCTGTTTATTGCATGATTAACTATTTGATGAAGAATGAGCCAATTGATAGAACACCTAAAAATTGGCAGAGAGCGTATAATATTGGTTTCCCAGGATCTATATTAGATGAAAGTCATTTTGCCAAAGAGGTAATTGACTATACAGGTGGCGATGGGCGGTTTTTATTACCAGATTACAATAATTTATTAGATGACATAGTTAGTTCAACAGTACTATTTGATAATATATATAACTCGCCAATATACCCCTTGACGACAGTTTATGGTAATATGCAGCAAGATGGTTATAAAATATCTATGGATGGTCACGGGGTTGATGAGATGATGTTTGGATATAGATTCTCTATTAAGGATATTTACCTTGATGCAGTACGGGGAGGTGATAAAGAAAGAGAGTTATTAATTCAGAATATATATTTAGGTTTATTACCTAAAGAAGAAAGGGAGGAACAATTACAGTATTTAAAAAATTTAACAAAAGTAGCTCATGTAGAAAAAAGGTCTTTATGGGAAAGGGGTATTCGGAAAATTGGACGGATGTTAAGTCCTTCCCAAATTCCTCCTCCTGATTTATGGTCTTTTTTAGAAAAAGAACAACCTGCTAATTTTGCTTTGTTAGAACCTAATGAACAAATGAGTTTTGGCAATTGGCATTTGTATAAAATATTCCATGAATCTGTCTTACCATCCATATTAAGGAATTTTGATCGTGGAGCAATGCAAAAAAGTATCGAAATTCGGATGCCTTTTATGGATTGGAGATTGATTTCTTACATGTTTTCACTTCCTGAACAAAGTAAAATTGGTGGTGGATATACTAAAAGAATTCTTAGGGATAGTATGAAAGGAATCATGCCAGAGTCAATTCGAACTAGAAAATTAAAAGTAGGTATGACTTCTCCTATGCCAGAGTGGTTTAGTAATGAATTAAAATCATTAATTTTAGATGAATTAAAGTCAACTTCTTTTCAGAATAATGATTTATGGAATGCCAAAGAAATACTTTCATTTGTTGAACATCGAATTTCAAACAATTCGTGGACAGAAGAAGAATGTAAACAATTTTGGCCATTGTTTAATGCACATATTTTAACTAAAAATTTGAATGGATAA
- the crcB gene encoding fluoride efflux transporter CrcB, whose amino-acid sequence MFNALAVFVGGGLGSLCRYCVGLIFPAPSASFPIATLIANVSACFFLGYLTDHLTRDNLSDHWKLLLGTGFCGGFSTFSTFSKETLELGQGGLTVWAVVYLILSLVLGVLAVFLGIWMGNMDK is encoded by the coding sequence ATGTTTAATGCTCTAGCTGTTTTTGTCGGAGGGGGACTAGGAAGTTTGTGTCGTTATTGTGTAGGGCTGATTTTCCCAGCACCCAGTGCCTCTTTTCCTATAGCTACTTTAATTGCTAATGTTAGTGCTTGTTTTTTTTTGGGATACCTTACCGATCATTTGACTCGAGACAACTTATCAGATCATTGGAAATTATTGCTTGGAACTGGTTTTTGTGGTGGTTTTAGCACCTTTAGTACCTTTTCTAAAGAAACCTTAGAACTTGGTCAAGGTGGTTTAACAGTATGGGCTGTCGTATACTTAATATTGAGTTTGGTCTTGGGTGTTTTGGCTGTCTTTTTAGGTATATGGATGGGAAATATGGATAAATAA
- a CDS encoding glycosyltransferase family 4 protein — translation MYDIIPAFLTAFLITYFAIPSIIKVAVEKNLVDEPGERRSHSKSVPTLGGLGIFAGLIFSTTFWVPFHEQPSHLQYILCAFIVIFLIGAKDDIIPLTPSKKFAGQIFAAFLLVYFAKIQLTSLYGIFGIHAIPDFIGIPLTIFTIIVIINAFNLIDGINALSGTIGCIICGTFGYWFYCMNRPDLAIIAAALAGALLAFLRYNLAAEIFMGDTGSLLIGLTAAILAISFIQSNITYVNEQSVSSVPAVTVGILIIPLFDTLRVFTLRILKGKSPFSPDRTHIHHLLLDLGCSHLQGTAILGIVNLIFIAVVFQLQWIGTLPLFGVVILMGTILTGIVEYALRKKKKTEGYV, via the coding sequence ATGTATGATATAATTCCAGCTTTTTTAACTGCCTTTTTAATAACTTATTTTGCTATACCTTCTATCATCAAGGTAGCAGTAGAGAAAAACTTGGTAGATGAACCGGGAGAACGGCGTTCGCATTCCAAGAGTGTGCCTACCTTAGGCGGCTTAGGTATTTTTGCAGGACTCATTTTTTCGACAACTTTTTGGGTGCCTTTTCATGAGCAGCCCTCTCATTTGCAATATATACTATGCGCATTTATCGTCATTTTTCTAATAGGAGCAAAAGACGATATTATTCCACTAACGCCCTCCAAAAAGTTTGCAGGGCAGATATTTGCTGCTTTCTTATTAGTTTATTTTGCCAAAATACAGTTGACGAGTTTGTATGGGATTTTTGGTATTCATGCTATTCCTGATTTTATAGGTATTCCATTAACCATATTTACAATTATAGTCATCATCAATGCCTTTAATTTAATAGATGGAATTAATGCATTGTCAGGAACAATAGGTTGTATTATCTGTGGTACTTTTGGATATTGGTTCTATTGTATGAATCGCCCAGATTTAGCTATTATTGCAGCTGCATTAGCAGGAGCTTTGTTGGCTTTTTTGCGGTACAACTTAGCAGCAGAAATATTCATGGGAGATACAGGATCATTATTAATTGGTTTAACAGCAGCAATTCTCGCCATTTCATTTATCCAATCCAATATTACCTATGTGAATGAGCAAAGTGTTAGTTCGGTTCCTGCCGTAACTGTAGGGATTTTGATTATTCCATTATTTGATACTTTACGAGTTTTTACGCTACGTATCTTAAAAGGTAAGTCTCCCTTTAGTCCAGATCGTACACATATCCATCATTTGTTATTAGATTTGGGGTGTAGCCACCTTCAAGGAACAGCTATTTTGGGAATAGTCAACTTAATTTTTATAGCTGTTGTATTTCAGTTACAATGGATTGGCACATTACCTTTATTTGGAGTTGTCATTCTGATGGGAACGATTTTAACAGGTATAGTAGAGTATGCCTTGCGAAAAAAAAAGAAAACGGAAGGATATGTTTAA
- a CDS encoding ABC transporter ATP-binding protein yields MSNIVLSVENLSKQYRIGEIGTGTLSNDIKRWWAQIRGKEDPFSLVGQINDRTQKAESEFVWALKDVNFQVKKGDVLGIVGKNGAGKSTLLKLISRITSPSTGRVRAKGRIASLLEVGTGMHPEMTARENIYLNGAIMGMTKQEISRKFDEIVDFAGCALYVDTPVKRYSSGMRVRLGFAVAAFLEPEILIVDEVLAVGDAEFQKKAIGKMKDVSSGEGRTVLFVSHNMESIEALCTSCAVFKNGTILRQGGTKEMIELYLNDNRESTTQRLESRTDRKGNGRYRITEVDVCTNGQVTSYLKVGQLGKIILSISQKAMIKIPISISIGIHDSKGVRVSTLSSMFFPETLTVDRSFKVEFILENVALYSGEYFCNVFLREGENGDIVDWVQDAFILRIEAGDFYGTGRNNILQNDKFFINHKINLV; encoded by the coding sequence ATGTCTAATATTGTATTAAGTGTTGAAAATTTATCAAAACAGTATCGAATAGGAGAAATAGGGACAGGAACGTTATCAAATGATATAAAACGTTGGTGGGCTCAAATAAGGGGAAAAGAAGATCCTTTTAGTTTAGTTGGTCAGATTAATGATCGAACTCAAAAAGCTGAATCTGAATTTGTATGGGCTTTGAAAGATGTAAATTTTCAAGTAAAAAAGGGGGATGTATTAGGGATTGTAGGAAAAAATGGTGCAGGAAAGTCTACTTTATTAAAGCTTATTTCTAGAATTACCTCTCCTTCTACTGGGAGAGTAAGAGCAAAGGGACGAATCGCTTCTTTATTAGAAGTAGGTACAGGAATGCACCCAGAAATGACAGCAAGAGAAAACATCTACTTAAACGGGGCTATAATGGGAATGACTAAACAAGAAATTTCTAGAAAGTTTGATGAGATCGTTGATTTTGCAGGTTGTGCTTTATATGTAGATACCCCTGTTAAAAGGTATTCTTCTGGAATGCGTGTACGCCTTGGTTTTGCTGTAGCAGCGTTTTTGGAGCCTGAAATTTTAATTGTAGATGAAGTTTTAGCTGTTGGAGATGCAGAGTTTCAAAAGAAAGCCATTGGCAAGATGAAAGATGTTAGTAGTGGGGAGGGACGTACTGTATTATTTGTTAGCCATAATATGGAATCAATAGAAGCTTTATGTACAAGTTGTGCCGTATTTAAGAATGGTACAATCCTTCGACAGGGAGGTACAAAAGAAATGATTGAATTGTACCTAAATGATAATAGAGAGAGTACCACACAACGGTTGGAATCAAGAACAGATCGGAAAGGAAATGGGCGTTATCGAATTACGGAGGTAGATGTTTGTACTAATGGTCAAGTAACCAGTTATTTAAAGGTTGGGCAATTGGGTAAAATCATATTGAGTATAAGTCAGAAAGCTATGATTAAAATACCTATTAGTATAAGTATTGGTATTCATGACTCTAAAGGAGTAAGGGTTTCAACTCTTTCATCCATGTTTTTCCCAGAAACATTAACAGTAGATAGAAGTTTTAAGGTTGAATTTATTTTAGAGAATGTAGCTTTGTATTCTGGAGAGTATTTTTGTAATGTATTTCTTAGAGAAGGAGAAAATGGAGATATAGTAGATTGGGTGCAGGATGCATTTATTTTAAGAATTGAAGCAGGTGATTTTTATGGAACAGGGAGAAATAATATTCTTCAAAATGATAAATTTTTTATTAATCATAAAATTAATCTAGTTTAA
- a CDS encoding glycine--tRNA ligase — protein sequence MAKEQNTSFQDVVSHCKKLGFIYQSSEIYGGLSAVYDYGPYGILLKNNIKQYWWKSMVQMHENIVGLDAAIFMEPTVWKASGHVDAFSDPLIDNKDSKKRYRADTLIEDYIENKIQKKINKDVEKAAKRFGDAFNKAEFLATNGRILERQKKIDEILNRMNTALNSGDLADVRQLIVDLDIACPVSGSRNWTDVRQFNLMFSTQGGGATSDDKLYLRPETAQGIFVNFLNVLNTSRQKIPFGIAQIGKAFRNEIVARQFIFRMREFEQMEMQFFVRPGQQQEFYQYWKEARMKWHMALGTNEDKLRYHDHETLAHYADAALDIEFQFPFGFKELEGIHSRTDFDLNAHQEHSGKKLQYFDPELKESYVPYVIETSIGCDRMFLAMMSNAYQVDQVPDANGNLKDRVVLRLHPAIAPIKCAVLPVVKSNEALTTKARAIFNEIKYSFECQYDEKDTIGRRYRRQDELGTPYCITIDEQTVEDNTVTIRERDSMKQERIAVSEVEKIVGERIDMRNLLKQL from the coding sequence ATGGCTAAAGAACAGAATACCTCATTTCAAGACGTTGTCTCGCATTGTAAAAAACTAGGATTTATTTATCAATCTAGTGAGATCTATGGCGGCTTGAGTGCAGTGTATGATTATGGTCCTTATGGTATTTTGTTAAAAAACAATATCAAGCAGTACTGGTGGAAATCCATGGTACAAATGCATGAAAATATCGTAGGCTTAGACGCTGCTATCTTTATGGAGCCTACAGTATGGAAAGCTTCAGGGCATGTAGATGCATTTAGTGATCCTTTGATAGATAATAAAGATTCTAAGAAGCGTTACCGTGCCGATACTCTTATTGAGGACTATATAGAGAATAAGATTCAAAAGAAGATAAATAAAGATGTTGAAAAAGCTGCCAAGCGTTTTGGAGATGCTTTTAATAAGGCAGAGTTTTTAGCAACGAATGGGCGAATCCTTGAACGTCAAAAGAAAATTGATGAAATCTTGAATCGAATGAACACCGCTTTAAATTCAGGAGATTTGGCAGATGTTCGTCAATTAATAGTAGACTTGGACATTGCTTGCCCTGTTTCTGGTTCTAGAAACTGGACCGATGTAAGACAGTTTAACTTGATGTTTTCTACGCAAGGAGGAGGAGCAACGAGTGATGATAAATTATACCTACGTCCAGAGACGGCTCAAGGGATTTTTGTTAATTTCTTGAATGTGTTGAATACGTCTCGTCAGAAAATTCCATTTGGAATTGCTCAAATAGGAAAAGCATTTCGAAATGAAATTGTGGCACGTCAGTTTATCTTCCGTATGCGTGAGTTTGAACAAATGGAGATGCAATTTTTTGTGCGTCCAGGGCAACAACAAGAGTTTTATCAATATTGGAAAGAGGCTCGTATGAAATGGCATATGGCTTTGGGAACGAATGAGGATAAATTGCGTTATCACGACCACGAAACATTGGCACATTATGCAGATGCTGCTTTAGATATTGAGTTTCAATTTCCGTTTGGATTCAAAGAGCTAGAAGGAATCCATTCTCGTACAGATTTTGATTTGAATGCCCACCAAGAACATTCTGGTAAAAAGTTGCAATATTTTGATCCAGAGTTGAAAGAAAGTTACGTTCCTTATGTAATTGAAACTTCAATTGGGTGTGATCGAATGTTTTTGGCTATGATGAGTAATGCTTATCAAGTAGATCAAGTACCTGATGCGAATGGAAATTTGAAGGATCGTGTGGTCTTGAGATTGCACCCTGCTATTGCACCTATTAAGTGTGCCGTTTTGCCAGTGGTGAAATCAAATGAAGCATTAACAACAAAAGCAAGAGCGATTTTTAATGAAATTAAATACTCGTTTGAGTGTCAATACGATGAGAAAGATACAATAGGACGTCGTTATCGTCGTCAAGATGAATTAGGAACACCTTACTGTATTACAATTGATGAGCAGACAGTAGAAGATAATACGGTAACAATTCGTGAGCGTGATAGTATGAAACAAGAGCGAATAGCAGTGAGTGAAGTGGAGAAAATTGTTGGGGAGCGTATTGATATGCGTAATTTGTTAAAACAATTATAA
- a CDS encoding Gfo/Idh/MocA family oxidoreductase, producing MDNLKFAIVGCGRIAQRHAKHIQNTEGAELVAVCDVVIEKAKELAKKYDATPYYSIEELLKDNDISIVSICSPNGLHANHSILSLRAGKHVLCEKPMAISVYDCGEMIKTAEKANKRLFVIKQNRYNPPVNAVKNAIDSGKLGKINSVQLSCFWNRNEDYYKNSWKGTKDLDGGTLYTQFSHFVDLLYYLVGDVKDAKAFGGNYCHEGITEFEDTGVVILKFHNNAIGTINYTVNSYGGNMEGSLTLFGDKGTVKIGGQYLNELEYQKIENFSIDNLPAGNTANNYGQYQGSMSNHDMVYENVVDVLLNGGQITTNMFEGLKTVEIIDKIYSDINGK from the coding sequence ATGGATAATCTAAAATTTGCAATTGTAGGTTGTGGTAGGATTGCACAACGTCATGCAAAGCATATTCAAAATACGGAAGGAGCTGAATTAGTAGCAGTTTGCGATGTTGTAATTGAAAAAGCTAAGGAATTGGCAAAAAAATATGACGCAACACCATATTATTCTATAGAGGAATTGCTAAAGGACAATGATATTTCTATCGTTTCTATTTGTTCTCCTAATGGTTTGCATGCCAATCATTCCATTCTTTCTTTGAGAGCAGGAAAACATGTTTTGTGCGAAAAACCAATGGCTATTTCTGTTTACGATTGTGGCGAAATGATTAAAACGGCAGAAAAGGCAAATAAACGGTTGTTTGTAATCAAACAAAATCGTTATAATCCGCCTGTTAACGCTGTCAAAAATGCGATTGATTCAGGGAAATTAGGTAAGATAAATAGTGTACAATTATCTTGTTTTTGGAATAGAAATGAAGACTATTATAAAAATAGCTGGAAAGGAACCAAAGACTTGGATGGAGGTACCTTGTATACACAGTTTAGTCACTTTGTAGATTTATTATACTATTTGGTTGGCGATGTAAAAGATGCGAAGGCTTTTGGTGGAAATTATTGCCATGAGGGAATTACAGAATTCGAAGATACAGGAGTAGTGATTTTAAAGTTTCATAACAATGCTATCGGAACAATTAATTATACCGTAAATAGTTATGGAGGAAATATGGAAGGTTCTTTGACTTTGTTTGGAGATAAAGGAACTGTGAAAATTGGTGGGCAATACCTAAATGAGTTGGAGTACCAAAAAATTGAAAATTTTAGTATTGATAACTTGCCTGCAGGTAATACAGCTAATAATTACGGACAATACCAAGGCTCTATGTCTAATCATGATATGGTTTATGAGAATGTCGTTGATGTACTATTAAACGGTGGTCAAATTACGACCAATATGTTTGAAGGATTAAAGACGGTAGAAATTATTGATAAAATTTATTCAGATATTAATGGCAAGTAA
- a CDS encoding sulfotransferase — protein sequence MRHLFIGGCGRSGTSFVQKIIISHSKVVGGPEFDFLQPLMMTYRRMITPFHLKRQEFFYDRDSLDQYMRTFVSSALLNKHQENSEVIFFSEKTPNNIDVAEELLTLFPDAFFLNIIRDGRDVLVSHLDVEQRFIKSGTAYHKPSFSLESVCALWNKSIDTYLKLANNETLNNRVINLVYEDLLQYPKRELMRICQSLGLVLEEGMLTPHKKEVRESPLHIDNIWHTEAMLNANFDTSKIGRWQKRLSFFEKRKAEKIMQENLKRLNYLK from the coding sequence ATGAGGCATTTATTTATAGGAGGCTGCGGACGTTCTGGGACTTCTTTTGTACAGAAAATTATAATTTCTCATTCTAAAGTAGTCGGAGGTCCTGAATTTGATTTTTTGCAACCTCTTATGATGACATACAGGAGAATGATAACTCCATTTCACTTGAAACGACAGGAATTTTTCTATGATAGGGACTCGCTTGACCAATATATGAGAACATTTGTGAGTAGTGCATTGCTAAATAAACATCAAGAAAACTCAGAAGTTATCTTTTTTTCTGAAAAAACTCCCAATAATATAGATGTAGCAGAAGAGTTGTTGACTTTGTTTCCAGATGCCTTTTTTCTGAATATTATTAGAGATGGTAGAGATGTACTTGTTTCTCATCTTGATGTAGAGCAGCGTTTTATTAAATCAGGGACAGCATACCACAAGCCTAGTTTTTCTTTAGAAAGTGTATGTGCGTTGTGGAATAAAAGTATTGATACCTATTTAAAACTAGCAAATAATGAAACATTGAATAATAGAGTCATTAATTTAGTTTATGAAGATTTGTTGCAATATCCTAAAAGAGAGTTGATGAGAATTTGCCAATCTTTAGGGCTTGTATTGGAAGAAGGAATGCTCACTCCTCATAAAAAGGAAGTAAGAGAAAGCCCGTTACATATTGATAATATTTGGCATACAGAAGCAATGCTTAATGCTAACTTTGATACATCAAAAATTGGTAGATGGCAGAAGAGGTTAAGTTTTTTTGAAAAACGGAAAGCAGAAAAGATAATGCAAGAAAATTTAAAACGACTAAACTACCTTAAGTAA
- a CDS encoding OmpA family protein encodes MKLHVLFIYITSFFVLVACGSTAGTTKNDTVATTEKKAPDDDYDGVPNDVDQCPYIYGTARTFGCPDADGDGIQDSEDRCPDDKGYANLLGCLDRDYDGIIDPDDECPDAYGERETGCPDIDPSDVDGDGVKNEDDECPEVRGLFTANGCPDGDGDGIKDELDACPDLFGISEYNGCPLAIGDMMEIAERNGHPAKVNGIAEKGYYKSYDGKLYDRNDMRVDVVSGDIVDQSGSFITDTKEFFIDRKGYIRDANEGVVRIDEEGYVFSPDGLLSKKKVNNATSGGGIKIGSGSLPNQQKNGIQFGTDNTDSYSGGGNPNSGNGNDLNDNIYDYNPQNAKPLTPAEAADCNRINLQTLTAAIYFDYDAAKADNSSLRQLNRVVDAMQKCAKLELQVGGYADSDGSENYNYKLSERRAKSVLKYIMGQGISDRRLKYNAYGEKYPLSSNATDEGKQRNRRAEIQVVRK; translated from the coding sequence ATGAAATTACATGTATTATTTATTTACATCACTAGCTTTTTTGTTTTGGTTGCCTGTGGTTCTACTGCTGGAACGACAAAAAATGATACGGTAGCAACTACAGAAAAAAAAGCACCCGATGATGATTATGATGGTGTACCGAATGATGTGGACCAGTGTCCTTATATTTATGGTACAGCTCGAACATTTGGTTGCCCAGATGCTGATGGTGATGGTATCCAAGATTCTGAAGATCGCTGTCCAGACGACAAAGGCTATGCAAATCTATTAGGATGTTTGGATAGAGATTATGATGGGATTATTGATCCAGATGATGAATGTCCCGACGCTTACGGAGAGCGTGAAACAGGTTGCCCAGATATAGACCCTTCGGATGTTGACGGTGATGGTGTAAAAAATGAAGATGACGAATGTCCTGAAGTAAGAGGACTGTTTACAGCCAATGGTTGCCCCGATGGCGATGGTGATGGTATCAAAGATGAATTGGACGCTTGTCCTGATTTGTTTGGAATTTCTGAGTATAATGGTTGTCCTTTGGCAATCGGAGATATGATGGAAATCGCAGAAAGAAATGGTCACCCAGCAAAAGTAAATGGCATAGCAGAAAAAGGCTATTATAAGAGTTATGACGGCAAACTATACGATCGTAATGATATGCGTGTGGATGTCGTTTCTGGTGATATTGTTGACCAAAGTGGTTCTTTTATTACCGATACTAAAGAGTTCTTTATTGACCGAAAAGGATACATCCGAGATGCAAACGAAGGTGTTGTGCGTATCGATGAAGAAGGTTATGTATTTAGCCCAGATGGCTTGTTGAGCAAGAAAAAAGTGAACAATGCAACATCAGGTGGTGGCATTAAGATTGGTTCGGGTTCACTACCTAATCAGCAAAAAAATGGCATTCAATTTGGCACTGACAATACTGATAGTTATTCTGGTGGAGGCAATCCAAATTCGGGCAATGGAAATGATTTGAATGATAATATTTATGATTATAACCCCCAAAATGCAAAACCATTAACGCCAGCAGAAGCAGCAGATTGTAATCGAATTAATCTACAAACTTTGACGGCAGCTATTTACTTTGACTATGATGCAGCCAAAGCGGACAACAGTTCTTTGCGCCAGTTGAATAGAGTAGTTGATGCTATGCAAAAATGTGCTAAACTAGAATTACAAGTTGGTGGCTATGCCGATAGTGATGGAAGTGAAAATTACAACTACAAATTGTCTGAAAGAAGGGCTAAATCTGTCTTAAAATACATTATGGGACAAGGAATTAGCGATCGACGTTTGAAGTACAATGCTTATGGCGAAAAATATCCTTTGTCTAGCAATGCGACCGATGAAGGAAAACAGCGCAATAGACGTGCAGAAATACAAGTAGTTCGTAAATAA
- a CDS encoding ABC transporter permease: protein MKEEWDLIIKPQQKLLSLNLKEIWQYRDLLTMFVKRDVVTVYKQTILGPIWFFVQPIMTTLVYVVVFGNIAGIATDGIPKPLFYLSGIVIWNYFSECFLQTSDTFAQNQDMFGKVYFPRLIMPLSKVVSGLIKFFIQFTLFLIVYFYFVIKGVPVVISWSMLLIPYLIILMASLGLGFGLIFTSMTTKYRDLKFLVQFGVQLLMYATPIIYPMSLIEGQLKLAIALNPLAHVIEAFKYSFLGEGELSIIGLTYSTIFATVVLLIGILIFNKTEKSFVDTI from the coding sequence ATGAAAGAAGAGTGGGATTTAATTATAAAGCCACAACAAAAATTGTTGAGTCTTAACCTAAAAGAAATTTGGCAGTATAGAGACCTATTAACAATGTTTGTTAAGAGGGATGTAGTAACGGTATATAAACAAACTATTTTAGGACCTATATGGTTTTTTGTACAGCCAATTATGACAACACTGGTGTATGTTGTTGTTTTTGGAAATATAGCAGGGATTGCTACAGATGGAATCCCTAAACCCCTGTTCTATTTATCTGGAATTGTTATATGGAACTATTTTTCAGAGTGTTTTCTGCAAACCTCTGATACATTTGCTCAAAATCAGGATATGTTTGGTAAAGTCTATTTCCCAAGACTTATTATGCCATTATCTAAAGTAGTTTCAGGATTAATTAAATTCTTTATTCAATTTACTCTTTTTCTAATTGTTTATTTTTATTTCGTTATAAAGGGCGTTCCAGTAGTTATCTCTTGGAGTATGTTATTAATTCCTTATTTAATTATATTAATGGCTTCCTTAGGCTTAGGTTTTGGGCTAATTTTTACCTCAATGACTACTAAGTATCGAGATTTAAAATTTTTAGTGCAATTTGGAGTACAATTACTAATGTATGCAACACCAATTATATACCCTATGAGTTTGATAGAAGGTCAACTAAAGCTAGCTATAGCTCTTAACCCTTTAGCGCATGTAATTGAAGCATTTAAATATAGTTTTTTGGGAGAGGGAGAGCTTTCTATAATAGGATTGACTTATTCAACAATATTTGCTACAGTAGTTCTACTTATAGGTATTTTGATTTTTAATAAAACAGAAAAAAGCTTTGTAGATACAATTTAG